GCTCAATCCTTTCGACTTCCTGAGTGCAGGGAAAACGAATCCGAAGACCTTTGATGTCTCTTGCCTCATACCCTCAGGTTCGCCGGAACGATACCCGCGTCGGGTTAGTTCGATGCACATCTGTCGGTATGACCAGTCGGTGTAAATACCGGCCTTATGGAAAGCGTAGGCAAGCGCCATGGCCGAGACACCAAGATGTTCCTTAAGACCAAGGAGGCTCCCAATGGATGGTTCCCGGCCAACGCTCGAGCGCAGAACAAACCTGGGCATAAGAAGTTCCGAGGCAAACTGATCGGCTTCCTTTTCGGCGTTACGTTCGCTGTTCGCTGACGCGTCTAATCCTGCATGGAGGATCAGATGTCCCAGCTCGTGTGCCAAGTCGA
This Paenarthrobacter sp. GOM3 DNA region includes the following protein-coding sequences:
- a CDS encoding ImmA/IrrE family metallo-endopeptidase gives rise to the protein MLSLPEGAEEVDAFSLWEDGLPYIFLSTMKTAERSRFDLAHELGHLILHAGLDASANSERNAEKEADQFASELLMPRFVLRSSVGREPSIGSLLGLKEHLGVSAMALAYAFHKAGIYTDWSYRQMCIELTRRGYRSGEPEGMRQETSKVFGFVFPALRKSKGLSLEDVAHGIGVSTSELHGLTFGQALSAVNTTAAEQKPQRSSAHLSLVR